Proteins encoded together in one Chitinophaga sp. LS1 window:
- a CDS encoding HU family DNA-binding protein, whose translation MRKADLINNIAEKTGIPKVDVLVTLEAMFKEVKEALANGEHIYIRGFGSFITKKRAAKIGRNIKKNVAVEIPEHFIPAFKPSKEFVAEVKKLKSSS comes from the coding sequence ATGAGAAAAGCTGACTTAATTAACAATATTGCTGAAAAAACCGGCATACCTAAAGTAGATGTGTTAGTAACACTAGAAGCCATGTTTAAGGAGGTCAAGGAAGCGTTGGCTAATGGCGAGCATATCTATATTAGAGGTTTTGGTAGCTTTATTACAAAGAAGAGAGCGGCCAAGATTGGTCGTAACATCAAGAAGAATGTGGCGGTAGAAATTCCAGAGCACTTTATTCCTGCATTCAAACCTTCGAAAGAATTCGTTGCTGAGGTAAAGAAGCTTAAAAGTTCTTCGTAA
- a CDS encoding tetratricopeptide repeat protein: MQKSQVLLVGAAVALLVVLVAFGRTIPHSEKKAMPTAGPMMGGQEQQPIAFSELLATAKQKVPADKLLLINSLENKVVRGDVKTQQIAAYKQLYASWDSLNQLPIAAHYLGEAAKLENSEKSLTFAANLFLEHLEHAQDPAISKWESQQALSLLDQAIKLSPNNDSLKIQQALLYMNTGEPMVGVQKLREVVAANPDNLEAQLTLANLAIQSGQYDKAIQRMDTLLQRHPDEAKAIFVQAEAYRSKGDVKKAVELFEQCKKLLKDPALKAEIDNYIKSIQ, from the coding sequence GTGCAAAAATCACAAGTTCTATTGGTAGGTGCCGCGGTGGCATTACTAGTTGTATTGGTCGCCTTCGGCCGCACCATACCACATTCGGAGAAGAAAGCGATGCCAACTGCCGGCCCTATGATGGGCGGTCAGGAGCAGCAACCTATTGCCTTTAGCGAATTGCTGGCTACTGCCAAGCAAAAAGTCCCTGCTGATAAATTACTTTTGATCAATTCTTTGGAAAATAAAGTAGTGCGGGGTGATGTTAAAACTCAGCAAATAGCCGCTTATAAACAGCTTTATGCCTCCTGGGATAGCCTTAACCAACTACCCATAGCTGCGCATTATCTTGGCGAAGCCGCCAAGTTGGAAAATTCCGAAAAAAGCCTCACCTTTGCAGCCAATTTATTTTTGGAACACCTGGAACATGCTCAGGACCCGGCAATTAGTAAATGGGAAAGCCAACAGGCGCTCTCATTGCTGGATCAGGCTATTAAACTTAGCCCGAACAATGATTCCCTTAAGATTCAACAGGCGCTGTTGTATATGAATACAGGCGAACCTATGGTGGGTGTCCAGAAACTCAGGGAAGTGGTGGCTGCCAATCCCGACAATCTTGAAGCTCAGTTGACACTGGCCAATCTTGCTATCCAATCCGGACAGTATGACAAAGCCATCCAACGTATGGATACACTGTTGCAACGCCATCCGGACGAAGCGAAAGCTATTTTCGTCCAGGCCGAAGCTTACCGCTCTAAGGGTGATGTAAAAAAAGCAGTGGAACTGTTTGAGCAATGCAAAAAACTGCTCAAAGACCCAGCCCTAAAGGCTGAAATTGACAATTATATTAAGAGTATTCAATAA
- a CDS encoding Rne/Rng family ribonuclease yields MNKELIINAAPTGVEIALLEDKKLVELHHESGNPNFAVGDLYLGRVKKLIPGLNAAFVDVGFEKDAFLHYTDLSPYIRSILKFTQQAISDKTPEGFDFTKFKNEPEIVKTGKITDVLGGKPNILVQILKEPISSKGPRLSCEISLPGRFIVLTPFNDIVAVSKKIHSSEERKRLQKIVEAIKTPNFGVIVRTAAEGKKTAELHEDLTTLVETWKNIQSNLKGAQPPQKILSEQAKTTSILRDLLNESFNRIVINDKNMYTDTRAYIQKIAPEKQDIVTYYHNGAPIFDHYGITRQVKASFGKTVNLDSGVYLIIEATEALHVIDVNSGYKSSSNNQEQNALASNLEAAAEIARQLRLRDLGGIIIIDFIDMKLPENKKVVYEAMEKFMAQDRAKHTILPISKFGLMQITRQRVKPEVTISVAEDCPTCHGTGKIGASVLIIDDIEKNLQYLINHQHKGLSIHVHPIFKAFLTQGFLTSRQWKWYFLYKKWIKIKADSNYHLTEYRFFDVNDEEIKL; encoded by the coding sequence TTGAACAAGGAACTAATTATAAATGCGGCACCTACTGGTGTGGAAATAGCGTTGCTGGAAGATAAAAAATTGGTCGAATTGCATCATGAAAGTGGCAACCCCAATTTTGCTGTAGGAGATTTATACCTGGGGCGGGTTAAAAAACTAATTCCAGGCCTGAATGCGGCGTTTGTCGATGTTGGCTTTGAGAAAGATGCCTTTTTGCATTACACTGATCTTAGCCCTTACATACGCTCAATACTAAAATTTACCCAGCAGGCTATTTCTGATAAAACCCCCGAGGGGTTTGATTTTACAAAGTTTAAGAACGAGCCGGAAATTGTAAAAACCGGTAAAATCACAGACGTACTGGGCGGTAAACCCAATATTCTTGTGCAAATTCTGAAAGAGCCCATTTCTTCAAAAGGCCCCCGTCTGAGCTGCGAGATTTCTTTACCAGGAAGATTTATCGTGTTAACACCCTTTAATGACATTGTAGCTGTATCCAAAAAGATACACTCTTCCGAAGAAAGAAAACGCCTGCAAAAGATCGTCGAAGCTATCAAAACACCCAATTTCGGTGTGATAGTCCGCACAGCCGCTGAAGGAAAGAAAACTGCAGAACTGCACGAAGACCTTACCACCCTGGTCGAAACCTGGAAAAATATTCAGTCAAATCTGAAGGGCGCACAACCTCCACAGAAAATACTGAGCGAACAGGCCAAGACTACCAGTATTCTCCGTGACCTGCTGAACGAAAGTTTTAACAGGATCGTGATTAACGATAAGAACATGTACACTGATACCCGGGCGTATATCCAAAAGATAGCTCCCGAGAAGCAGGATATTGTTACTTATTATCATAATGGCGCACCCATTTTTGATCACTACGGCATTACCCGTCAGGTAAAAGCTTCCTTTGGCAAAACTGTCAACCTGGATAGTGGTGTATACCTTATTATTGAAGCAACTGAAGCCCTCCATGTCATCGACGTGAACAGCGGCTACAAGAGCTCCAGTAATAACCAGGAACAAAATGCCCTGGCATCCAACCTGGAAGCTGCTGCCGAAATTGCCCGACAACTACGTCTGCGCGACCTTGGAGGTATCATCATCATTGACTTCATCGATATGAAGCTGCCTGAAAACAAAAAGGTAGTGTATGAAGCAATGGAGAAATTTATGGCCCAGGATAGAGCTAAACACACCATCCTGCCTATCTCCAAGTTCGGACTCATGCAGATCACCCGCCAAAGGGTGAAACCGGAAGTCACAATTTCTGTAGCAGAAGATTGCCCTACCTGTCATGGTACCGGCAAAATCGGCGCTTCTGTACTGATCATTGATGACATCGAAAAGAACCTGCAATACCTGATTAACCATCAGCATAAGGGACTCTCCATCCATGTGCACCCCATATTTAAAGCTTTCCTTACACAAGGATTCCTTACCTCTCGTCAATGGAAATGGTATTTCCTGTATAAGAAATGGATCAAAATTAAAGCTGACTCTAACTACCACCTGACAGAGTATCGCTTTTTTGATGTCAATGATGAAGAAATAAAACTCTAG
- a CDS encoding L,D-transpeptidase family protein, with protein MRNVPLFMLALATVFASCNHEGKRKRQRARDTSHYTQKDYIDLTLDSNAVNTFLQHDSSNASYIRSFYRQRNYHFAWVGNDGQLAEQAGNFINLMKSDAAFGLNDTSIISRPLRDVYDTLMMEGGKLKPGDKSVSQIELSLTAQFFVYGNKVWGGLTSDTAKDLEWFIPRKQINMEGLLDSMITRSANAFEEPVNIQYKLLRNKLKQLAALEKEPWDSLRAAEKLYKQGASAPVVASVKHRLYLLGDLVADDTTALFTPALDSAIRNFQDRTGLKTDGTIQLPLLRALNVTPKQRITQILINMERLRWVPASPPSTYLLVNIPAFKLYVYDGSKLDWSCNVVVGKPGANTVIFSNEVKYVVFAPYWNVPPGILQKEVLPAMRRNSGYLARNHMEVVTGNGKPVSAGSINWAKASASNFPYIIRQLPGGSNSLGKVKFLFPNEYNIYLHDTPSKGLFGENKRTFSHGCIRVSEPQHLAEWLLRKDSSWTKSKIVDAMNASKEKFVMLKQRVPVFIGYFTAFVDSEGRLNFRDDVYGHDAKLATTLFGTKADL; from the coding sequence ATGCGCAATGTTCCCCTATTTATGCTTGCATTGGCAACTGTCTTCGCATCCTGTAACCACGAAGGTAAACGTAAACGACAGCGCGCAAGAGATACCAGTCACTATACCCAGAAGGACTATATTGACCTGACGCTTGATAGTAATGCTGTAAATACTTTTTTACAGCACGATTCCAGCAATGCTTCTTATATCCGTAGCTTCTACAGACAACGTAACTATCACTTTGCATGGGTTGGCAATGATGGACAACTGGCCGAACAGGCAGGTAACTTTATCAACCTGATGAAATCTGATGCCGCCTTTGGTTTGAATGATACTAGTATCATCAGCCGTCCGCTGCGGGACGTGTACGATACCCTCATGATGGAAGGAGGTAAACTGAAACCAGGTGATAAATCTGTTTCCCAGATTGAACTGTCGCTCACTGCCCAGTTTTTTGTTTATGGCAATAAAGTATGGGGTGGTCTGACTTCTGATACTGCCAAAGACCTGGAATGGTTCATTCCTCGCAAACAGATCAATATGGAAGGCCTGCTGGACTCTATGATCACCCGTTCAGCAAATGCATTTGAAGAACCAGTAAACATACAGTATAAACTGTTGCGCAATAAACTCAAACAACTGGCTGCACTGGAAAAAGAGCCATGGGATTCCCTGCGTGCAGCAGAGAAATTATATAAACAAGGAGCCTCTGCACCAGTGGTTGCAAGTGTAAAACATCGCCTTTATCTGTTAGGCGATCTGGTGGCAGATGATACTACTGCTTTGTTTACACCAGCATTGGATTCAGCTATCCGCAACTTCCAGGATAGAACCGGTCTAAAAACGGATGGAACTATTCAGTTACCTTTACTGCGTGCACTGAATGTAACACCTAAACAACGTATTACACAAATCCTGATCAACATGGAGCGTCTGCGTTGGGTACCTGCTTCACCACCATCTACATATTTGTTGGTAAATATTCCTGCATTTAAACTGTATGTATACGATGGCAGTAAACTGGATTGGAGTTGCAATGTAGTAGTAGGAAAACCAGGTGCGAATACCGTTATCTTCAGCAATGAAGTAAAGTATGTAGTGTTTGCCCCATATTGGAATGTACCGCCTGGTATCCTGCAAAAAGAAGTGCTACCTGCTATGCGTCGCAACAGTGGCTATCTGGCCAGAAACCATATGGAAGTGGTGACAGGAAATGGCAAACCAGTAAGTGCAGGATCTATTAATTGGGCTAAAGCTTCTGCTTCTAATTTCCCATATATTATTCGTCAATTACCGGGTGGATCCAATTCTTTGGGTAAGGTGAAATTTCTCTTCCCGAATGAGTATAATATCTATCTGCACGATACGCCATCCAAAGGTTTATTTGGTGAGAACAAACGTACTTTCAGCCATGGCTGTATCAGGGTTTCCGAACCTCAGCACCTGGCAGAATGGTTGCTGCGCAAAGATTCCAGCTGGACGAAGTCAAAGATTGTAGATGCGATGAATGCGAGTAAGGAAAAGTTTGTAATGCTGAAACAACGGGTGCCGGTGTTTATCGGATATTTCACTGCGTTTGTGGACAGTGAGGGCAGATTGAATTTCAGAGATGATGTATATGGCCATGATGCGAAACTGGCTACCACCTTATTTGGAACAAAGGCTGACTTATAA
- a CDS encoding RidA family protein, giving the protein MEKQIINTPNAPAPIGPYNQAILTGNMLFASGQIAINPATNQLVTEDIVAETHQVMQNVKAILNAAGMDFSDVLKSTIFITDMNDFGKINEAYGSYFSGYFPARETVQVAALPKNVHVEISVIASK; this is encoded by the coding sequence ATGGAAAAACAGATCATCAATACTCCGAATGCGCCTGCTCCAATTGGCCCATATAACCAGGCAATCCTGACAGGTAATATGCTTTTTGCTTCCGGACAGATTGCTATCAATCCAGCCACCAATCAGCTGGTAACTGAAGATATCGTTGCAGAAACACACCAGGTAATGCAGAATGTAAAAGCGATTCTGAATGCTGCAGGTATGGATTTCAGCGATGTACTGAAGAGCACCATCTTCATCACCGACATGAACGATTTCGGCAAGATCAATGAAGCTTACGGTAGTTACTTCAGCGGTTATTTCCCTGCCCGCGAAACGGTGCAGGTAGCGGCTTTGCCCAAGAACGTACACGTGGAGATCTCTGTGATCGCCAGCAAATAA
- a CDS encoding 3-hydroxyacyl-CoA dehydrogenase family protein yields MNILIIGDEQNFISLQRKGGLVAHTVERTDSLKGAEALQNRDLVIDLQFDAHPENAAVYAQYPAIPVLAGVVKTSLQTVKKTYGCTLIGCNWLPGFIDMPVTEISLLEAIQQPVLAAIMQQLGWEYELVQDAVGMVTPRVVCMIINEAYMAAETNTASREDIDVAMKLGTNYPMGPFEWSKKIGIKEVYEVLAAVYTATGNERYAISELLEKEARKN; encoded by the coding sequence ATGAATATCCTTATTATCGGAGATGAGCAAAATTTTATATCGTTACAGCGCAAAGGTGGTCTGGTTGCACATACAGTGGAGCGGACTGATAGCCTGAAAGGAGCGGAAGCACTGCAAAACAGGGACCTCGTCATTGACTTACAGTTTGATGCGCATCCGGAAAATGCCGCTGTTTACGCGCAATATCCGGCTATTCCGGTGCTGGCAGGTGTGGTGAAAACCTCTCTGCAGACTGTTAAGAAAACATATGGTTGTACGCTGATCGGTTGCAACTGGTTACCGGGGTTTATTGATATGCCGGTGACAGAAATCTCCCTGCTGGAAGCAATTCAACAACCTGTTTTAGCAGCTATTATGCAGCAACTGGGTTGGGAGTATGAACTGGTGCAGGATGCGGTAGGTATGGTCACTCCCCGGGTGGTATGTATGATCATCAATGAGGCCTACATGGCGGCTGAAACAAACACAGCATCCAGGGAAGACATTGATGTCGCTATGAAACTGGGCACCAATTATCCCATGGGGCCTTTTGAATGGAGTAAAAAAATCGGGATCAAAGAAGTATACGAAGTACTTGCTGCTGTATACACAGCTACTGGCAATGAACGATATGCTATCAGTGAATTATTGGAAAAGGAAGCTAGAAAAAATTAA
- the tsaB gene encoding tRNA (adenosine(37)-N6)-threonylcarbamoyltransferase complex dimerization subunit type 1 TsaB yields the protein MALILNIDTATNIGSVCLSKDGQVIQTLVNDQQQDHAAIMTLFIQQLMQEHHVKPVQLDAIAVSAGPGSYTGLRVGVATAKGLCYAWEKPLIAISTLQQMTQGILSVVNDENALYAPMLDARRMEVYTAIYTAQLDEILAPQALILTPEAYAAQLADKKVFFFGNGSDKWQQLIGQHAHATFLPYTLNAAHMVQLAEKAFEKGTFEDVAYFSPFYLKPFHSTMKK from the coding sequence ATGGCATTAATACTCAATATCGATACGGCTACGAATATAGGTTCAGTATGTCTTTCTAAAGATGGACAGGTAATACAAACCCTGGTCAATGATCAGCAGCAGGATCATGCTGCGATTATGACTTTGTTTATTCAGCAGTTAATGCAGGAACACCATGTGAAGCCTGTACAACTGGATGCCATCGCTGTGAGTGCCGGACCTGGTTCCTATACCGGATTGAGGGTAGGAGTGGCTACTGCCAAAGGATTATGTTATGCCTGGGAAAAACCGTTGATAGCGATTTCTACGCTACAACAGATGACACAGGGGATCCTAAGTGTCGTTAATGATGAAAATGCCTTGTACGCGCCAATGCTGGATGCACGTCGTATGGAAGTATATACCGCCATATACACTGCACAGCTGGATGAAATCCTTGCTCCACAGGCATTGATTCTAACTCCTGAGGCTTACGCTGCTCAACTGGCTGACAAGAAAGTTTTCTTCTTCGGAAATGGTAGTGACAAGTGGCAGCAATTAATTGGACAGCACGCCCATGCTACATTTTTACCATATACATTGAATGCTGCACATATGGTACAATTAGCAGAAAAAGCTTTTGAAAAGGGTACATTTGAAGATGTGGCATATTTCAGTCCATTCTACCTCAAACCTTTTCACTCAACTATGAAGAAATAA
- a CDS encoding ArsR/SmtB family transcription factor: MEKTLLTTSSNTLIISRGTNEKDQIKLDYIAVKKAAMVLRAINHKLRQQMIKLLEDHKKMTVTEIYVKLRLEQSVASQHLAILRRAGIVITERDGKFIHYTINKQRIAEVAKFVEELVG, from the coding sequence ATGGAAAAAACATTATTAACGACCTCTTCTAATACTCTTATTATTTCTAGAGGTACCAATGAAAAAGACCAAATTAAATTGGATTACATTGCCGTTAAGAAGGCAGCTATGGTATTGCGTGCAATAAATCATAAGCTGCGCCAGCAAATGATTAAGCTGCTGGAAGATCACAAAAAAATGACAGTGACTGAAATCTACGTTAAGCTGCGTCTTGAGCAGTCAGTAGCTTCACAGCACCTGGCTATTCTTCGTCGTGCCGGCATTGTGATTACCGAAAGAGATGGTAAATTCATTCACTATACGATTAACAAACAACGTATAGCAGAAGTTGCCAAATTCGTAGAAGAGCTGGTAGGCTAA
- a CDS encoding MBL fold metallo-hydrolase produces MFVKQLYTNCLSEAAYFIESEGEAVVIDPLRDIDAYLDLAKERNATIKYIFETHFHADFVSGHLDLAAATQAPIVYGPEAVTSFPIYKAKDEEIFNIGKLRLQVIHTPGHTLESTCYLLLNEQGQPASLFTGDTLFVGDVGRPDLFSGNLTKEELAGLLFDSLNNKIKTLPDNVIVYPAHGPGSSCGKNLGPNTFSTLGEEKATNYALLANDKASFIAEVTDGLTTPPSYFPINARINKEGYDTLQAVMEKSNQPLSVEEFKAKLKEGILILDTRPATEFAEGFVPGSLSIGLEGRFAEWAGSLLNFEQEIVLVTTPGQEAETIVRLARVGFDHVVGYLKGGYEAWVAAGQKLDMIINVEPDELAMDIPHDPNLVIVDVRKPAEYADGHIKDAINLTLSDMTDPGTLGDFDELHNLYVHCQGGYRSIIACSILKREGIHNLRNVEGGFNNMKGMQGLEVVKENNVLN; encoded by the coding sequence ATGTTTGTAAAGCAACTGTATACTAATTGCTTATCGGAGGCTGCCTACTTTATAGAGTCGGAAGGTGAAGCTGTTGTGATAGATCCCCTGCGGGATATCGATGCATACCTTGACCTCGCTAAAGAGCGCAATGCCACTATAAAGTATATTTTCGAAACACATTTTCATGCTGATTTCGTATCAGGTCACCTGGATCTGGCTGCCGCTACGCAGGCGCCTATCGTATATGGTCCTGAAGCCGTAACCAGCTTTCCTATCTATAAAGCAAAAGACGAAGAAATATTCAATATCGGAAAACTGCGTTTGCAGGTGATCCATACTCCCGGTCATACGCTGGAATCTACCTGTTACCTGCTGCTGAACGAACAGGGTCAACCTGCCAGCCTGTTTACAGGTGATACCCTCTTTGTAGGTGATGTAGGCCGTCCGGACCTCTTCAGTGGTAACCTGACTAAAGAAGAACTGGCGGGTCTGCTGTTCGACTCCCTGAATAATAAGATCAAAACTTTGCCAGATAACGTAATCGTTTATCCTGCTCATGGTCCAGGTTCTTCCTGTGGTAAGAATCTGGGTCCGAATACTTTCAGTACGCTGGGTGAGGAAAAGGCGACTAACTATGCACTGCTGGCTAACGATAAAGCATCTTTCATTGCTGAAGTAACCGATGGTCTGACTACACCTCCATCCTACTTCCCAATCAATGCAAGAATTAACAAGGAAGGTTATGATACGCTGCAGGCGGTAATGGAAAAGAGTAACCAGCCCCTGAGCGTTGAGGAATTCAAAGCCAAATTGAAAGAAGGCATCCTGATCCTGGATACACGTCCTGCTACTGAATTTGCAGAAGGTTTTGTACCTGGATCCCTCAGCATCGGATTGGAAGGCCGTTTTGCAGAGTGGGCGGGCAGTCTCCTGAACTTTGAGCAGGAAATCGTACTGGTTACTACCCCCGGTCAGGAAGCAGAAACGATCGTTCGTCTGGCACGTGTAGGTTTCGACCATGTAGTAGGTTACCTGAAAGGTGGCTATGAAGCATGGGTTGCTGCTGGTCAAAAACTTGATATGATCATTAACGTAGAGCCTGATGAACTGGCAATGGACATTCCTCATGACCCTAACCTGGTGATTGTGGATGTACGCAAACCAGCTGAGTACGCAGACGGTCACATCAAGGATGCCATTAACCTGACCCTGAGTGATATGACAGATCCGGGCACCCTGGGTGATTTCGATGAATTACATAACCTGTATGTTCATTGCCAGGGTGGTTACAGAAGTATCATTGCCTGCTCCATTCTGAAGAGAGAAGGTATTCACAACCTGCGCAATGTGGAAGGTGGTTTCAACAACATGAAAGGCATGCAAGGGCTGGAAGTGGTGAAAGAAAATAACGTATTGAATTAA
- a CDS encoding SDR family oxidoreductase, with translation MGKQLRGQIALVTGSSTGIGAAIALAMAEAGAAVIINFHSDKSRPDAEKILDDIKSAGGDGFVHQCDISQEAEVLTMYSAILSRYGTLDIAVTNAGIQQDAPFLEMTLDQWNAVIGTNLTGQFLCAREAAKEFKRRGVQPSRSKAAGKIICMSSVHEVIPWAGHVNYAASKGGVKLLMQSMAQELAPYKIRVNSLGPGAIKTRINKDAWDTPADEQKLLELIPYGRVGVPEDIAKAAVWLASDESDYVTGTTLFIDGGMTLYPGFADNG, from the coding sequence ATGGGCAAACAATTACGAGGACAGATTGCACTGGTCACCGGTAGTAGTACGGGTATCGGAGCCGCTATAGCACTGGCAATGGCCGAAGCAGGCGCTGCCGTGATCATTAACTTTCACAGTGACAAGAGCAGGCCAGATGCGGAGAAAATCCTGGACGATATTAAATCTGCCGGTGGGGATGGTTTCGTACATCAATGTGACATCAGTCAGGAAGCGGAGGTGCTGACCATGTATTCAGCCATCTTATCCCGTTATGGTACGCTTGATATAGCAGTGACCAATGCAGGCATTCAGCAGGATGCGCCATTCCTTGAAATGACCCTGGACCAGTGGAATGCGGTAATTGGGACCAATCTTACAGGACAATTTCTATGTGCCCGTGAAGCCGCAAAGGAATTCAAAAGAAGGGGGGTACAGCCCTCCCGCTCCAAAGCCGCCGGGAAAATAATTTGTATGAGTAGTGTGCACGAAGTAATACCCTGGGCCGGCCATGTGAATTATGCAGCCAGCAAGGGTGGGGTGAAATTACTCATGCAATCTATGGCACAGGAATTGGCTCCATATAAGATAAGAGTAAACAGTCTGGGGCCTGGTGCAATCAAAACACGCATTAACAAAGATGCATGGGATACGCCAGCGGATGAGCAGAAATTATTGGAACTGATACCATATGGCAGGGTCGGGGTTCCTGAAGATATCGCGAAAGCTGCCGTGTGGCTGGCGAGTGATGAGAGTGATTATGTCACAGGTACTACTTTGTTTATTGATGGAGGAATGACCCTTTATCCCGGCTTTGCCGACAATGGATAG
- a CDS encoding BON domain-containing protein, with translation MDCKSLLMAASTLVVTSLYSCQPGDDTLKLAVIDKLNNSPGITAEVKDGIVDLNGEVPNDSAKVAAEDAVKNINGVKAVNNNIMVEPVIPPLPPMPEDTVNQQ, from the coding sequence ATGGATTGCAAATCTTTATTGATGGCCGCCAGCACACTGGTGGTTACCAGCCTGTACTCGTGCCAGCCCGGAGATGATACTCTAAAGTTGGCCGTAATTGATAAATTGAATAATTCCCCCGGCATCACTGCCGAGGTGAAAGATGGAATAGTAGACCTAAATGGGGAGGTCCCTAATGACAGTGCGAAAGTAGCAGCAGAAGATGCAGTAAAGAATATAAATGGAGTGAAAGCTGTCAACAATAATATCATGGTGGAACCAGTAATTCCACCGCTACCGCCAATGCCGGAAGATACTGTCAATCAGCAATAA
- a CDS encoding lysophospholipid acyltransferase family protein — MYYLILAFTYAISILPLWLLYLISDGLYLIIYYLVGYRKKIVFDNLRKSFPEKSPAEITRLARSYYRNLTDMIVETAKLLTMSKKSLEKRFKCDLTVLHELYAQGKSCQLHLGHNFNWEWANVFCMQRVGFPFLVVYMPLTNKSADRFFRHFREKSGTVLIPANDIREAMAPWQHKQHLIALVADQNPGNPRRSYWFPFLNRMTAFYKGPEMSARRNDTPVVFVDIRKVKRGYYDAKLKLAFEHPRQEPEGKVTETFVRYLENNILEQPDVWVWSHRRWKHRYNQQ; from the coding sequence ATGTACTATTTAATTCTGGCTTTTACATACGCCATTTCAATATTGCCATTGTGGCTGTTATACCTCATCAGCGATGGGTTATACCTCATTATTTACTACCTGGTAGGCTACCGGAAAAAGATTGTATTTGACAATCTCCGCAAGTCATTTCCGGAAAAATCTCCTGCTGAAATCACCAGGCTGGCAAGGAGTTATTACCGCAATCTGACGGATATGATCGTGGAGACAGCCAAACTGCTGACCATGAGCAAAAAGTCGTTGGAAAAACGTTTTAAATGTGATTTAACAGTATTACATGAACTCTATGCACAGGGCAAAAGTTGTCAGTTGCATTTAGGCCATAATTTCAACTGGGAATGGGCCAATGTATTTTGCATGCAGAGAGTCGGCTTCCCTTTCCTGGTAGTATACATGCCGCTCACCAACAAATCTGCTGATCGCTTCTTCCGTCACTTTCGTGAGAAATCAGGCACAGTACTGATCCCTGCGAATGATATCAGGGAGGCGATGGCACCCTGGCAGCATAAACAACACCTCATTGCACTGGTGGCAGATCAGAATCCTGGCAATCCACGGCGTAGCTACTGGTTCCCTTTCCTGAACAGAATGACTGCTTTCTATAAAGGACCGGAAATGAGCGCCAGAAGGAATGATACACCTGTAGTATTTGTAGACATACGAAAAGTAAAGAGAGGCTACTACGATGCTAAGCTAAAGCTGGCATTTGAACATCCCCGGCAGGAACCGGAAGGCAAGGTCACAGAAACTTTTGTACGATATCTTGAGAACAATATATTGGAACAGCCAGATGTGTGGGTATGGAGCCACAGAAGGTGGAAACATCGCTATAATCAGCAATAA